The genomic interval AGTTTTTCAGACTTCTGGTCGTTCTTCCACTCTGTTATCTTTTCTCTTTTTTGATGATCGTTCACTCTCTTGAGCGATAGATCCACTATCCCACGGTTTGAATCAACATTCAGCACTTTGCAGACCGTTCTTTGGCCCTCTCTAATGTAGTCCCTTATGTGCTTGATCCATCCAGTCGAAACCTCAGCAATATGAACAAATCCCATCACTTTCGGATACTCTTCAAGCTTAACATCTGCTCCAAAATTCTTTACGTTTAGGACAGTGACAACAACGAGATCACCAACTTTTGGAAGTTCAGATGGCATCTTTTTACCTTCGACCTACTGTGCCTGTGCGGTATGATCTGGAACTATTTCAGCATATAGCTCCAAGACTCCACCGGTGGGCTTTGCCAAAGTGGCACCGCAGATGTTACATACAACGACCGATGTTATCCGGGAATAAGTAATCTGCTCGTTTCCACAGTCCTTGCATTTTATCTTGATGAATTTATTCTTCATGTTCTTCGGCTTGACAAATTTTCGTTCTTCCATCTATTACGCCTCCACCAATTCGAATTTCTTTGCTCTTATTCCAGGTGGGGTTGTGGCCTTTTTACAGACCTGGCATCTGTATCGAAGAGGAACTCTCTTTGTAGGCTTTTCTCTTCCTTCGAATTTAGGTCTTGGAAAACCTCCATATCCAGAAGTAGCGCGCCTGAATCTTCTCTGTCCAGCCTTCATTTCGCTCGCCTTCGCCTTCTTTACTCGTTCTACGTCGTGTGGTGTGTGTTTACCGCACTTTGGACAGTACGCCATGACAACTTTGGGAAGCTTCATTATCTTTTCACCATTTATTCTATTAACGGGCTAATAGCCATCTAATAGTTATTATTTCCGCAGATAGGGTACCTAAATTAGTATCTAACATATATATCTACTTGAAGCATGGGGCATGGCGCTGTCATAGAAACGTTTGTGGATTTCTCATCACTTCCTTTGCGTAAAGAAGAACTCGAGAACAATTGCTACAATTTGTTAGCAATTTTTTAAACCAGCCCAATCTTTGCAATAATGTTAAATACGCTCTTTATATTAAGCGCTGAAATCTATGCCTAAACCAGTTTCAAGTGCGCTAAAACCTATGGATGTCCTTCGCGGATCGCTTAATAGCAGCGTCCTAGTTGATGTGAGGGGCAACAGGGGGTACTCTGGCATTCTTGAGGGATATGATGTTTACATGAACCTTGTTATAAAAGACGCTGCCGAAACTATAGGCGGCCAGGATCATGGAATGTATCCAAGAATCCTTGTTAGAGGAGATAATGTGATATACGTTTCACCTGTAAATTCGGTAAGAGGGGAGTGAAATGAGCAACGGAACAGCCGTAATGGGAAAAATGAACAATAAGAAGGTTCACATCACCTGCAGAAGATGTGGTCATCATAGTTATCACATTAGAGAGAAGAGGTGCTCTCACTGTGGATATCCAGCTGCCAGAATCAGAAGCTATAGATGGGCAAAAGCCAAATGATCATTGTGCCGTAGCTGGATACCTTGGAAAATCCTCGGCATATTCTTCACTGATCACCATACTCCGGACACTGCAGCACCGAGGACAGGAAAGTGCTGGAATAGCAATTTTCAACAATGGAATAATGAATGTCAGGAAGGGGATGGGCCTCGTTAACGAAGTTTTTGCAAACCTCTCTCCCGATCAGATCATGCATCTTGATGGAAATGCAGGGATAGGGCACACAAGATATTCAACAGCTGGAACAAAAACCATGGAGAACGCTGGTCCTTTCATAGTAACCAATTCAGCGGGCTATTTCGCTGTCTCCCATAACGGTGAGATAACTAATGCGGACAAACTGAGAGAGGAGCTCATGAAACAGGGCCTAACTTTTTCGACCACTTCCGACACCGAGGTTCTGCTTATGGAACTGGCAAGGAATATCTCTTTGTACGGCATATCAAATGGCACGAAACTCGCCATGGAAAAGATGAAGGGTGCTTACGCAGTAGCTCTTCTATTCAATGGCAGACTTTTTGCCCTTAGGGATCCGTTAGGGATCAGACCTTTAATCCTCGGGAAAACATCAGAAGGATATATTGTCGCTTCAGAGAGTTGCGCACTCGACGTGATGGGTGCTGAAAAGATAAGGGACGTTCGCCCCGGTGAACTCGTGGAGCTCACACCAAACGGTATTTTCCATATTCTCGGAGTATCATCTAGAGTGACCGCACACTGTATGTTTGAGTACGTTTATTTTGCAAGACCGGACAGTGTCATAGATAATGTAGAGGTCTTCCAGACTCGTATAAGGCTTGGAAAGAAGCTTGCGGAGGAATTCCCTGTGGATGCAGACGTTGTTGTTCCTGTTCCAGACTCGGGAAGGGCACAGGCACTGGGGTATTCTATAGCTTCCGGTATTCCGTACAGCGAAGGATTAATCAAAAATAGGTTCTCGGATAGAACTTTTATCATGCCAACACAAGAAAAGAGAGCTGCAGCGGTAAGGATCAAACTGAATGTTATCGCATCTGAGATCAAGGACAAGAGGGTTGTCTTAGTTGATGACAGCATTGTTCGTGGAAACACAATGAAATTTATTGTGTCACTCCTTAAAAAGGCTGGTGCAAAGGAAGTGCACGTCAGGATAGGATCTCCGCCGATAGTAGCTCCGTGCTATTTTGGCGTTGACATGAAGACAAGAGACCAATTCGTGGCAACAGGAAGAACCGATGACGATATTCGCGATCTCGTTGGAGCAGATTCCCTGAAGTATGTATCCATAGACGGTCTTGTAGAAAGCACGAGCATGTCAAAGAATGAGTTGTGCCTCGGATGCCTTACCTCGGAATATCCTGCACCCATACCAGGTATCGCCTATCCAGAACAGAAGGAACTCGAAAGTTTTACCAGCTAGGCAATCTAAACAGGAAAGAGCATCAACAACATGTTTTTACAAGGACGATTAAACCTAGGAAGATACTGCAACGGCTCCCTCCGTTATCAATGTTAAATGCGATTGTGCCCCGCCCAATATTTCTGTGGCGGATCTAATCGTGAGAGGATAACAACAAATGTCTGTGCGTCTATCTGCGAGACCATATTGCATAACGAATTCATTAACAACAAACTGAACGTTTTCAGGAACGACCTTTGTCTTATAAGGAGGTATATAAAAAAATTCGTATAAAGTAATGGAACTTATGAAGATTATTATAACAATTAATGAGACAACAAATATGAAAACGCACTTTTGGTTTTTTCTAGAATTTCCCATTTTATGCCTCATCCTTTTGTCGGATCTTATTTGTTCCCATTCAAGTTATTTTTTCCTAATGTTAAATTTTTTCCCAGCATAGATTTCAACTTGATTAGTTGATTCCGAGGCAACCAAATATTCACACTACCTAGTCATTGCACTTCGGGCAATATGGATTGTAAATAAACCCAAAATAAGGTTTTTCCGGATCTACGTTTGGTACTCGATCCACAACGGGTGGGCCTGTATTAAATGTGTAGCTCTCCTTTGTTCCATTGAGATAGAAAAAAGCAGTATAATCTGTATATGATTCCACATGCGGTGAGCGATTGGTTTCGTTCAGTATGTGAGTAGCATATGTTACACCATTTTCCAGGTAAGAAAACGGAACCCCCAAACTTGCAATAATAAAAAACATTGCTGAAGCCTTAATGCCAACTACAACAGAGGATGTTACCTTTTTACCGAGTCCAAGTAGACTGGTGCATAATTCAATTTTATCACCCAGTACTACGTTAAGGTTCTCCGTAGTGTTAAAGGTAAAGCTAAGGTTACTACTAAACCTGAATTGTTTGATAAAGCTGCCCAAAAAGGGAAAAGGAGATTTGATATTATTTCTTCACAGACATGGCTTTATCGACTTTTTCCTTGAATATTGACGTGTCGATAATTGTTCCACGGTAATCGGCCCTAGCAGTAATTGCAATTTTGCAGGCAAGAACTCTTGAAACCTTTCCTCTATGCCTTGGTTTAAGCGAGGCAAGACCCTTGTACTTGAATATAACGCCATGCTTTGGTGAAGGTCCACCGTGCGAAATGTGCTTGAATAATGCCTTTTCTGAGCCCATCACCTGGATTGAACTCGCAGGCATAAACGCAAGTGCCTTCAGGCTTCCTGCTCTATACAGCAATTCGGAAGCTAATTCTTCGCCTACAAGCTTGGAAGTGTTGGGCATGACCCTGTTTATGCTCTCAGATATGGAGCTCATCAAGTAATCCTTCAGATTACAAAGCGAAAGTGCGGTCTCAGATATCCTCGCAAGAGATTCCCCGAGAAGTGTTTCTTTCTTATCATTAATTATTCTTGAGAAAAAGACACATGGATTCGGGGCACTTCCGTATTCTGGATCCAGAGCCTTGAGGACATCTGATACCTTTTCATAAATGAGATTTATGGAAAGAAGAATGTCGGGTATCATGGAATACACTTTTCTTATGTACTGATCCTCAGTGAATTCCTCGCGTATCCTGACCTTGCCGTAAGATATGAGGACTGGCAGAAGATCTGGTGGGCTCTCTTTCTCCTTGAGTTCCAGGTCGGGTATGACACCGGATCGCAGTTTGTTGAATATTTCCACGTACCTTGTTTCGAGATCGGAATAAACAAGGAAATTATCCCGATTCTTTACACCGTACCACATCTCTCTTCTCGAAGGAATTTTGGTTTCAGTTGCTTCGTCCGATTTTTTATTTCCCAACCTGTTCACCTTCTCCGTTTTTCAATTTTCATCTTTTTACTTGATTTGTTTCCAGGTGGGTTCTGTGGATTCTCCACTATAATGCGATCAAAATCCACCACCTTCAAATCGCGTATAGCGTCGTATGAAACGAGCATGTGGCCTGTTCCAAGAAGTTCGTTATTCTCAGACATAACTGCAACACGATCGCCCTTCAGCGGCTTTCCGAGGATCGCTTTGATGCCTCCGGGATACAGATCAGATCCGTGAGCGATATTCCATATTGAAGACTTTTTGACTATCACCTTCGGATAATCCTTGAAGAGATAATCCAGTGGCAGGAAAATCTTATCGAAGAACTTTGTATTCCCGCTATTCTTCAAGGTCAGACTATCTTTCAGGTACTGCAGTGTGACAGCATCCTCCTCCTTGAAAACGCCAGTTGATGTCCTCCTGAGATCCGCCATCTGTGCGCCACAGCCAAGCGTAAGACCCAGGTCCTGGCAGAGCGTCCTAATGTATGTTCCCGATTCGCACTTGACCCTGAAAAGAACCAGACGCCCGTTTGTCTCCATAATGTCCAGATCGTATATTGTGCGTACCCTGAGATTTCTGGCAACGGCAGATTTCACTGGGGGAAGCTGGTATATTGGTCCGTGGTACTGCTCAAAAACTTTGTCCAGAAGGTCGTGGGGAACATCGGTATAAAGACGCATTACGGAAACATATTCCTTTGGTTGTTCATGTGCCACGTCTATGAGCTTTGTTGCCTTGCCTATTGCCATCACAAGCACGCCCGTTACTTCAGGATCAAGAGTGCCTATATGCC from Thermoplasmatales archaeon carries:
- a CDS encoding 30S ribosomal protein S27e gives rise to the protein MEERKFVKPKNMKNKFIKIKCKDCGNEQITYSRITSVVVCNICGATLAKPTGGVLELYAEIVPDHTAQAQ
- a CDS encoding 50S ribosomal protein L44e → MKLPKVVMAYCPKCGKHTPHDVERVKKAKASEMKAGQRRFRRATSGYGGFPRPKFEGREKPTKRVPLRYRCQVCKKATTPPGIRAKKFELVEA
- a CDS encoding small nuclear ribonucleoprotein (Enables 3` processing of polyadenylated mRNAs and tRNA precursors) → MPKPVSSALKPMDVLRGSLNSSVLVDVRGNRGYSGILEGYDVYMNLVIKDAAETIGGQDHGMYPRILVRGDNVIYVSPVNSVRGE
- a CDS encoding 50S ribosomal protein L37e; amino-acid sequence: MSNGTAVMGKMNNKKVHITCRRCGHHSYHIREKRCSHCGYPAARIRSYRWAKAK
- the purF gene encoding amidophosphoribosyltransferase, with product MDIQLPESEAIDGQKPNDHCAVAGYLGKSSAYSSLITILRTLQHRGQESAGIAIFNNGIMNVRKGMGLVNEVFANLSPDQIMHLDGNAGIGHTRYSTAGTKTMENAGPFIVTNSAGYFAVSHNGEITNADKLREELMKQGLTFSTTSDTEVLLMELARNISLYGISNGTKLAMEKMKGAYAVALLFNGRLFALRDPLGIRPLILGKTSEGYIVASESCALDVMGAEKIRDVRPGELVELTPNGIFHILGVSSRVTAHCMFEYVYFARPDSVIDNVEVFQTRIRLGKKLAEEFPVDADVVVPVPDSGRAQALGYSIASGIPYSEGLIKNRFSDRTFIMPTQEKRAAAVRIKLNVIASEIKDKRVVLVDDSIVRGNTMKFIVSLLKKAGAKEVHVRIGSPPIVAPCYFGVDMKTRDQFVATGRTDDDIRDLVGADSLKYVSIDGLVESTSMSKNELCLGCLTSEYPAPIPGIAYPEQKELESFTS
- a CDS encoding RNA-guided pseudouridylation complex pseudouridine synthase subunit Cbf5 — protein: MQESEKEKNELNGFIVIDKPKGPTSHQVDYWVRQILGVNDVGHIGTLDPEVTGVLVMAIGKATKLIDVAHEQPKEYVSVMRLYTDVPHDLLDKVFEQYHGPIYQLPPVKSAVARNLRVRTIYDLDIMETNGRLVLFRVKCESGTYIRTLCQDLGLTLGCGAQMADLRRTSTGVFKEEDAVTLQYLKDSLTLKNSGNTKFFDKIFLPLDYLFKDYPKVIVKKSSIWNIAHGSDLYPGGIKAILGKPLKGDRVAVMSENNELLGTGHMLVSYDAIRDLKVVDFDRIIVENPQNPPGNKSSKKMKIEKRRR